A region from the Penaeus monodon isolate SGIC_2016 chromosome 17, NSTDA_Pmon_1, whole genome shotgun sequence genome encodes:
- the LOC119583440 gene encoding cytoplasmic dynein 2 light intermediate chain 1-like isoform X3: MGSGRGVAATPPSSGGGLSVWDAAVSEARRRRADPLNAEGEKAPREATLLVVGTRGAGKTTLLQRFLDREEPPRTTLALEYTYGRKSGKTLVKDVGHLWELGGGLLFTSLLATPITSRSLSQLTVVLMLDLSRPETIWADLEKLLATLQEEIQKVVAETPGLMEQLEEAAAKRRVPDHQDQDKMTPFPVPLVIVGGKYDLFQEMEPEGKKVICRALRFAAHTHGASLQFFSARDPGLIKKAKELLSHFAFGTVESKSVAQDYNKPLIIPAGSDNLGAISGTMDDNHAMTLDAWRHTFTARFPQEHEEKSSVLPEDPGRDSNYREPDVDNLRAQKNEDLERVRREVGRSSARWADLDLS; encoded by the exons ATGGGCAGCGGGCGAGGAGTGGCCGCCACGCCCCCCTCCAGCGGCGGCGGGCTGAGCGTGTGGGACGCCGCCGTGAGCGAGGCTCGACGGCGCCGCGCCGACCCGCTCAACGCCGAGGGCGAGAAGGCGCCGCGCGAGGCCACGCTCCTCGTCGTCGGCACTCGCGGCGCG GGGAAGACGACGCTGCTTCAGAGGTTCCTTGACCGCGAGGAGCCCCCACGCACCACCCTTGCTCTCGAGTACACTTACGGCAGGAAGAGCGGGAAGACACTG GTGAAGGACGTGGGTCACCTGTGGGAACTCGGCGGGGGGTTGCTGTTCACGTCCCTGTTGGCCACGCCGATCACCTCGCGCAGTCTGTCGCAGCTGACCGTGGTTCTCATGCTGGACCTCTCCCGCCCCGAGACCATCTGGGCGGACCTTGAAAAACTTCTCGCTACCCTGCAG GAGGAGATACAGAAGGTGGTTGCGGAGACGCCGGGTCTGATGGAGCAGCTGGAGGAGGCGGCGGCCAAGAGGCGCGTGCCTGACCACCAG GATCAGGACAAGATGACTCCTTTTCCGGTGCCGCTGGTCATCGTGGGAGGAAAGTACGATCTTTTTCAGGAAATGGAACCTGAGGGAAAGAAGGTCATTTGTCGCGCGCTCAG GTTCGCAGCGCATACACACGGGGCGTCTCTGCAGTTCTTCTCCGCGCGCGACCCCGGACTCATAAAGAAGGCAAAGGAACTCCTCAGCCACTTTGCTTTTGGCACCGTCGAGAG CAAAAGCGTGGCGCAGGATTATAACAAACCCCTAATAATCCCGGCGGGCAGCGACAATCTGGGCGCCATTTCGGGCACGATGGACGACAACCACGCCATGACGCTGGATGCTTGGAGGCACACCTTCACTGCAAGGTTCCCGCAG GAACACGAGGAAAAGTCGTCAGTGTTGCCAGAAGACCCAGGACGGGACTCGAACTACAGGGAACCCGACGTCGACAACCTCCGCGCTCAGAAGAATGAG
- the LOC119583440 gene encoding cytoplasmic dynein 2 light intermediate chain 1-like isoform X2, with the protein MPRSVGSASASSARVGSRTSMGSGRGVAATPPSSGGGLSVWDAAVSEARRRRADPLNAEGEKAPREATLLVVGTRGAGKTTLLQRFLDREEPPRTTLALEYTYGRKSGKTLVKDVGHLWELGGGLLFTSLLATPITSRSLSQLTVVLMLDLSRPETIWADLEKLLATLQEEIQKVVAETPGLMEQLEEAAAKRRVPDHQDQDKMTPFPVPLVIVGGKYDLFQEMEPEGKKVICRALRFAAHTHGASLQFFSARDPGLIKKAKELLSHFAFGTVESKSVAQDYNKPLIIPAGSDNLGAISGTMDDNHAMTLDAWRHTFTARFPQEHEEKSSVLPEDPGRDSNYREPDVDNLRAQKNEDLERVRREVGRSSARWADLDLS; encoded by the exons CGTGGGCAGCGCCAGCGCGAGCAGCGCTCGGGTGGGCAGCAGGACCAGCATGGGCAGCGGGCGAGGAGTGGCCGCCACGCCCCCCTCCAGCGGCGGCGGGCTGAGCGTGTGGGACGCCGCCGTGAGCGAGGCTCGACGGCGCCGCGCCGACCCGCTCAACGCCGAGGGCGAGAAGGCGCCGCGCGAGGCCACGCTCCTCGTCGTCGGCACTCGCGGCGCG GGGAAGACGACGCTGCTTCAGAGGTTCCTTGACCGCGAGGAGCCCCCACGCACCACCCTTGCTCTCGAGTACACTTACGGCAGGAAGAGCGGGAAGACACTG GTGAAGGACGTGGGTCACCTGTGGGAACTCGGCGGGGGGTTGCTGTTCACGTCCCTGTTGGCCACGCCGATCACCTCGCGCAGTCTGTCGCAGCTGACCGTGGTTCTCATGCTGGACCTCTCCCGCCCCGAGACCATCTGGGCGGACCTTGAAAAACTTCTCGCTACCCTGCAG GAGGAGATACAGAAGGTGGTTGCGGAGACGCCGGGTCTGATGGAGCAGCTGGAGGAGGCGGCGGCCAAGAGGCGCGTGCCTGACCACCAG GATCAGGACAAGATGACTCCTTTTCCGGTGCCGCTGGTCATCGTGGGAGGAAAGTACGATCTTTTTCAGGAAATGGAACCTGAGGGAAAGAAGGTCATTTGTCGCGCGCTCAG GTTCGCAGCGCATACACACGGGGCGTCTCTGCAGTTCTTCTCCGCGCGCGACCCCGGACTCATAAAGAAGGCAAAGGAACTCCTCAGCCACTTTGCTTTTGGCACCGTCGAGAG CAAAAGCGTGGCGCAGGATTATAACAAACCCCTAATAATCCCGGCGGGCAGCGACAATCTGGGCGCCATTTCGGGCACGATGGACGACAACCACGCCATGACGCTGGATGCTTGGAGGCACACCTTCACTGCAAGGTTCCCGCAG GAACACGAGGAAAAGTCGTCAGTGTTGCCAGAAGACCCAGGACGGGACTCGAACTACAGGGAACCCGACGTCGACAACCTCCGCGCTCAGAAGAATGAG